A region of Jonquetella anthropi DSM 22815 DNA encodes the following proteins:
- a CDS encoding helix-turn-helix domain-containing protein, which yields MRKARQTTQEERLEIVRYCLAKDNNYGATALKYNCSYQQVRNWVLRYESMGPAGLEDRRGRRIGTLPARTPEEKQRDRIAELERKNRDLQMENDLLKKIRELEMKDRSL from the coding sequence ATGAGAAAAGCCAGACAGACAACCCAGGAAGAACGCCTTGAAATCGTACGGTACTGCCTTGCTAAGGATAATAATTATGGAGCGACGGCGCTGAAATATAACTGTTCCTATCAGCAGGTGCGCAACTGGGTGCTCCGTTATGAGAGCATGGGCCCCGCCGGCCTTGAAGACCGTCGTGGACGGCGGATTGGAACCCTGCCAGCCCGGACACCAGAGGAAAAGCAGCGTGACAGGATTGCAGAACTGGAACGCAAGAACCGCGACCTTCAGATGGAGAACGACCTGTTAAAAAAAATCAGAGAGTTAGAGATGAAAGATCGCTCTCTCTGA
- a CDS encoding IS3 family transposase, producing the protein MGYRRIRNELERNHGIAENDKRVLRICRGERIQSTIKWRPKSCTRSSQDPAHIAKTISTVTFTQTHRTRNG; encoded by the coding sequence ATGGGTTACCGGCGAATCAGGAACGAACTGGAAAGGAATCACGGCATCGCAGAGAACGATAAGCGGGTACTCAGGATCTGTCGCGGAGAGCGTATTCAATCCACGATCAAGTGGAGGCCAAAGAGCTGCACCAGAAGCAGCCAAGACCCTGCACATATCGCCAAAACTATCTCAACCGTGACTTTCACGCAGACGCACCGAACGAGAAATGG